CGGCGTGCTGGTGGCCGCGGGCGCGCGGGCCTCCCTCAACAGTTGCGAGGCGACCGGTTCGGGCGCCGACGGCATCCGGGTGGAGGGCACCGACGCGGTGGCGCTGATCGGCTGCACCGTACGCGACAACCGGGGCAGCGGGGTGCGCCAGGTGGTGCCCGGCGACCGGCTCGCCGTCGAGGGACTGACCAGTACGGACAACGGCTCCCCCGACGCCTGGGGCAGCGAACGGGAGGCGACGGACGACGGGCGGCTGCCCGGCGGCACGGTCCCGGTGGCGGCCGAGCCCCGCGAGGACTCCGGCCCGGTGGCCGAACTGGAGTCCCTGATCGGCCTCGACGAGGTCAAGCAGCAGGTCCTGACACTGATCAACCTCAACCGGATGGCGCAGCGCCGGGCCAGCATCGGCATGCCCGCCCCGCCGATGAGCCGGCACCTGATCTTCGCCGGGCCGCCAGGCACCGGAAAGACCACCGTCGCCCGGCTCTACGGCTCCATCCTCGCCTCGCTGGGCGTCCTGCGCTCCGGACACCTGGTGGAGGTGTCGCGCGCCGACCTGGTCGCGCAGATCATCGGCGGGACGGCCATCAAGACCACCGAGACCTTCAACAAGGCGCTCGGCGGGGTCCTGTTCGTCGACGAGGCGTACACCCTGCTCTCCGACGGCGGCGGGGGCGGCGCCGACTTCGGCCGCGAGGCGATCGACACCCTGGTCAAGCTGATGGAGGACCACCGCGACGACGTGGTGGTCGTGGCGGCCGGCTACCCGAAGGAGATGACGGAGTTCCTGGCGTCCAACCCCGGACTCGCCTCCCGCTTCACCCGCAGCGTCGAGTTCACCGACTACACCTCGGACGAACTGGTCACGATCGTGGAGCGGATGTGCACCGGCCACCACTACGAACTGGACCCGGCGGCCCGCACCGCGCTGCGCACCCGCTTCGACCGGATCCCCCGGGACGCCGGCTTCGGCAACGGCCGCACCGCCCGCAAGGTCTTCGAGGAGATGGTGGACCGGCAGGCGTCCCGCCTGGCCGCCCTGCCGGAGGCCGGGGAACGGGACCTGGCCCTGCTGACCGCGGTGGACGTGGGCCTCCCGGAGGGCGACACCCCGGACGCCGGGCAGGACGACGCCCCGCTGCTGCGGCTGGAGTCCCTGGTGGGCCTCGCGGACGTCAAGCGCGAGGTCGGCGACCTGGTCAACCTGCTCGCCACCGCACGGCGCAGGAAGGAGGCCGGGCTGCCCGCGCCCCGGATCGGCAACCACCTGGTCTTCGCGGGCCCGCCCGGCACCGGCAAGACCACGGTGGCCCGGCTGTACGGCGAACTGCTGACCTCCCTGGGCGTGCTGCCGCGCGGCCAGCTCGTCGAGGTCTCGCGCGCGGACCTGGTGGGCCGCTGGGTCGGACACACGGCGCAACTGACCCGGGAGGCCTTCGAACGGGCCCTGGGCGGCGTCCTGTTCATCGACGAGGCGTACACCCTGACCCCCCGCTCGGCCGGGGCCGCGGACTTCGGGCAGGAAGCGGTGGACACCCTGCTGAAGCTGATGGAGGACCACCGGGACGAGGTGGTCGTGATCGTCGCCGGCTACACCGACGAGATGAACCGCTTCCTGGGCTCCAACCCCGGCCTGGCCTCGCGCTTCCCCCGGCACATCGCGTTCCCCGACTACTCCTCGGACGAACTGGTCACGATCGTCCGCCGGCACGCGGCCGAGAACGGTTACGAGTGCGCGCCGGGCACGGCGAACGCCCTGCGGGAACACTTCGACACCATCCCCAGGGGCGCGGGCTTCGGCAACGCGCGGCTCGCGCGCCAGACCCTGGAACGGATGATGACCCGCCAGGCGGGACGGCTGAGCGCGGTCCCCGCCCCCAGCATGGACGACCTGCGGCTCCTGCTCCCCGAGGACCTCTCCGACCGCTGACGGCGGGCCCGGCCGGCCCGCCCGCGCATCCGAAGGCCCCGCCCGCGTCCCGTTGGAAGGCCGCTCGAACCCAGGTCGAGGTACGGGGCGGGCGGGGCGAACGGGGCTAGCGTGCGGAACGCCGACGGCTTCGAGCTCGGGGGAATCGACCGGGCATGCGGGGAGGAAAACGTGGAGATTCAGGTTCTGGGTCCACTGAGTGCCGACGTCAACGGAGTGTCGATCGTTCCGACCGCGGGAAAGCCGCGCCAGATCCTGGCGCTGCTCTCCTTCTACCCGGGCCGGGTCATGCCCGTGCCCACGCTCATGGAGGAGATCTGGGGCACCAACCCGCCCCAGAGCGCCATGACCACGCTGCAGACGTACATCCTGCAGCTGCGCCGCAGGCTGGGCACCGCGATGGGGCCCGACGCACCCGGCACCGCCAAGGAGGTGCTGGCCACCCGGCACGGCGGCTACCTGCTGCAGATCCCGCCGGAGTCCGTGGACGTGCACCGCTACGAGCGACTGGTGGCGGCGGGACGGAGCGCCTTCGACGAGGGCGAGGACGTACGGGCCGGGAAGCTGTACCGCGAGGCGCTCGCGATGTGGCAGGGAACGGCGCTCGTGGACGTACGGCTCGGCTCGATCCTGGAGATAGAGGTCCTGCGGCTGGAGGAGAGCCGGCTGGTGACCGTCGAACGACGCATCGACGCCGACCTCCGGCTCGGCCGGCACGGCGAACTCCTCGCGGAACTCACCGATCTGATCGCTCGTCACCCCCAGCACGAGGGACTGCACTCGCAGGCGATGGTGGCGCTGTACCGCTCCGGGCGCCAGGCCACCGCACTGGACGTCTACCGCAGGCTGCGGACCCGGCTCATCGAGGAGCTGGGCGTGGAGCCCTCGCCGCAGCTCCAGCGGCTGCACCAGGCGATGCTCGCCGTCGACCCGGCCCTGGACGTCACCTGCGGACCGCGCCGCGGCTCCACCTTCGATCTGTACGCGGCCTGACGAACCCGCCCACGAGGGAGGCACAGCGGATGCCCGACGAACAGCCCGTACCGCTCCACTGCTTCGCCCACGCCGGAGCAGGCGTCTCGTCCTTCTACGGCTGGCCCCGCGACCTGGGCCCCGGCGTCGAACCGGTGCCCAGGCTGCTGCCGGGGCGCGAGGCCAGGCGCCGCGAGCCCCGGATCACGGGGCGCGAGGCACTCCTGGCCGATGTGATGGGCACCTTCGCCCCGGCACCGGACGTCCCGTACGTGCTGTACGGGCACAGCCTCGGCGCGATGATCGCCTACACCGTCACCCGGGCCCTGCACGAGGCCGGGCTGCCGGGCCCCGCCCTGCTCGCCCTCGGGGCCTGTCCGCCGCCCGACTCCGCGTCCGAACTCTCGGACTCCGTCGGGGAACCGGACGAGCACCTGCTGAAGCTGCTCGGCGAGGTCGGCGCCCTCCCCGAGGGGGCCGGACCCGGCGGGTTCTGGCACCGGGCCGTGCTGCCGGTGCTGCGCGACGACCTGAAGCTCGCCGACGACCTGCGGGCCGGCGCCCGCGAACCGGTGGAGGGCACGCCGCTGTCCGTGCCGATGCTGGTCGTCGCCGGCACGGACGACCCGCTGGCCCAGCCGGACGTGATGGCGGGCTGGCGGCGCTGGACCACCGGACGGGTGGTGGCCCGGACCGTGCCCGGCGACCACTTCTTCGTACGCGGCCGCGAGCTGCCGCGCCTGCTCGGGCGGGCCTGCCGGGTCGTACGACGCACCGCACCGGCCCCCGCCGCGGCCTGCGGCTGACCGCCGCCCACCACAGGAGGACACACACCATGAGGGACAGCCGATGAGACGCGTCGTCATCACCGGGATAGGGGTGGTCGCACCCGGCGGGGTGGGCACCAGGGCGTTCTGGTCACTGCTGACGGAGGGCCGCACCGCGACCCGCCGCATCACTCTCTTCGACGCCTCCTCGTTCCGTTCGCAGATCGCCGCCGAGGTCGACTTCGACCCGGCCGAACACGGCTTCGGCCCGCGGGAGGCGCGCCGACTGGACCGCGCGGCCCAGTTCGCGCTGGTCGCCGCCCGCGAGGCGGTCGC
The nucleotide sequence above comes from Streptomyces sp. ML-6. Encoded proteins:
- a CDS encoding AfsR/SARP family transcriptional regulator codes for the protein MEIQVLGPLSADVNGVSIVPTAGKPRQILALLSFYPGRVMPVPTLMEEIWGTNPPQSAMTTLQTYILQLRRRLGTAMGPDAPGTAKEVLATRHGGYLLQIPPESVDVHRYERLVAAGRSAFDEGEDVRAGKLYREALAMWQGTALVDVRLGSILEIEVLRLEESRLVTVERRIDADLRLGRHGELLAELTDLIARHPQHEGLHSQAMVALYRSGRQATALDVYRRLRTRLIEELGVEPSPQLQRLHQAMLAVDPALDVTCGPRRGSTFDLYAA
- a CDS encoding right-handed parallel beta-helix repeat-containing protein; translation: MLTVAADGTGDHRTIGEAVVRARPGAVVSIAPGRYEERLTISAAITLTAEEGRGTVELAPRRGTALTLTGDAVMVRDLVLRGHDDELPVVDAPRGQLAMDRCEVHGSSWSALFAREEGALALRQCRISNAAGAGVVSTSGAESFLEDCVVEHLGTSAVVAGERGRITVRAGRLRDTHGNGVLANGQAHVLLEDCEISSAGKPGVAVEEDSSVRMVRSTIHKAAVGVFVNSSGPVALEDVLVSDTTGHGFVLGAGGSATLSRCRTDRTEGHGLLVTERSRGVFDECAFTAAGEPAVRVTGFSSPVLTNTVVRDAKGIGVLLDEDSAAEFDRLRVQGCGGSGIVIRSGANPLLRRSCVTGSGGHGVEVVKDGRGRLEESVVETSGRSAVHVSGHGNLYLGKGRLTGSAEAGVRIGALGTLTLRDTGIEKSGGAGVHIEAEGELAAVRATVTDSGEHGVLVAAGARASLNSCEATGSGADGIRVEGTDAVALIGCTVRDNRGSGVRQVVPGDRLAVEGLTSTDNGSPDAWGSEREATDDGRLPGGTVPVAAEPREDSGPVAELESLIGLDEVKQQVLTLINLNRMAQRRASIGMPAPPMSRHLIFAGPPGTGKTTVARLYGSILASLGVLRSGHLVEVSRADLVAQIIGGTAIKTTETFNKALGGVLFVDEAYTLLSDGGGGGADFGREAIDTLVKLMEDHRDDVVVVAAGYPKEMTEFLASNPGLASRFTRSVEFTDYTSDELVTIVERMCTGHHYELDPAARTALRTRFDRIPRDAGFGNGRTARKVFEEMVDRQASRLAALPEAGERDLALLTAVDVGLPEGDTPDAGQDDAPLLRLESLVGLADVKREVGDLVNLLATARRRKEAGLPAPRIGNHLVFAGPPGTGKTTVARLYGELLTSLGVLPRGQLVEVSRADLVGRWVGHTAQLTREAFERALGGVLFIDEAYTLTPRSAGAADFGQEAVDTLLKLMEDHRDEVVVIVAGYTDEMNRFLGSNPGLASRFPRHIAFPDYSSDELVTIVRRHAAENGYECAPGTANALREHFDTIPRGAGFGNARLARQTLERMMTRQAGRLSAVPAPSMDDLRLLLPEDLSDR
- a CDS encoding thioesterase domain-containing protein, with translation MPDEQPVPLHCFAHAGAGVSSFYGWPRDLGPGVEPVPRLLPGREARRREPRITGREALLADVMGTFAPAPDVPYVLYGHSLGAMIAYTVTRALHEAGLPGPALLALGACPPPDSASELSDSVGEPDEHLLKLLGEVGALPEGAGPGGFWHRAVLPVLRDDLKLADDLRAGAREPVEGTPLSVPMLVVAGTDDPLAQPDVMAGWRRWTTGRVVARTVPGDHFFVRGRELPRLLGRACRVVRRTAPAPAAACG